The genomic interval GAGGACGAGGGCGTGCTGCTCGTCCGCAAGGCCGGGGAGACGCTGTACAGGTACAGGGGGGAGCAATGACCACGGCGACCGCCAAAGTCACGCTGACCTTCGCCGAGATCAGCGAGCGCCTGCACGCCGCCGACCTGCCCGAGGTGGACGTGGTGGTGGGCATCGCCCGGGGCGGCCTGGTGCCCGCCAGCCTCGTCGCCCACCAACTGCGCGTCCCGCTGACCGTGATGCGGGTGAACTACCGCGATGACGACAACAAGCCGCGCGGCGACGAGCCACGGCTGCTTCTCCCCCCCGACCTCGACCTCAGCGGCAAACGGGTCCTGCTGGTGGACGACGTGAGCGTGAGCGGGGCGACCCTGCGCTTCGCTGCCGGATTGCTGGGTGACACCGCGCACGTCACCACCCTCACCCTCAAAGGCGAGGCGGATATTGTCCTCTTCCCAGAGGTGCGGGCGTGCGTGAACTGGCCCTGGAGCCTGCCGTGAAGACGAACGCCGTCATCGTCATGGGCGTGTCGGGCAGCGGCAAGACCACCATCGGGGCGGCGCTGGCCGGACGGCTGGGGTGGGCTTTCGCCGACGCCGACGACTACCACCCCGCCGCGAACCGCGAGAAGATGGCGAGCGGTGTCCCCCTGACCGACGAGGACCGCGCGCCCTGGCTGGCGGCCCTGCACGAACTCATCGCCGATCACGTGAGCCGGGGCAGGACGCTGGTCCTCGCCTGCTCGGCCCTCAAGGAGCGGTATCGCCGCACCCTGATCGGCGACCTGGAAGGTGTGCGGATCGTCTTTGCCCAGGGCAGCCGGGAACTCATCGCCGAGCGGATGAGCGCGCGGCACCACTTCATGCCCGTGGCGCTGCTCGACAGCCAGCTCGCCGCGCTGGAACCGCCACGGGACGCCCTGAACGTGGACATCCGCCTGCCGCTGGAGGAAAACGTCCGGCGTCTCGCCGCCGAGCTGACCGACCCGGCCTGACCCTCAGCACCCATCCCCGTTCGCGGCGGTTCGGGGCCTGCGCCTTTCCGAACCGCGAAAGGAGACTGCCATGACCCACCCCACCCCGGAGGTCGTCCCCGCCGCCCAGAACCCCGCCCAGGCCGACATCGGCGTGATCGGGCTGGCGGTGATGGGCGAGAACCTGATCCTGAACATGGCGAGCAAGGGCTTCACGGTCGCCGCCTTCAACCGCACCGTCAGCCGCGTTACCGACTTCACCTCGGGGCGCGCGAAGGGGCAGACCATCGTGGGCGCGGCCACCCTGGAAGAGTTCGTGGCGGCCCTCAAGTCCCCGCGCAAGGTCATGCTGATGGTCAAGGCCGGGCAGGCGGTGGACGACTTCATCGCGCTGGTCAAACCCCACCTGGAACCCGGCGACATCATCATCGACGGCGGAAACAGCCACCCCGCCGACTCCACCCGGCGCACGAAGGAACTCGCGCAAGATGGCCTGCTCTTCGTCGGCACGGGCGTCTCGGGCGGCGAGGAGGGGGCGCTGACCGGCCCGAGCATCATGCCCGGCGGCAACCCGCAGGCGTGGGAGGCGGTCAAGCCGATCTTCCAGGGCATTGCGGCCCGCGCCTCCGACGGCACGCCCTGTTGCGAGTGGGTGGGCTCGGAGGGCGCCGGGCACTTCGTGAAGATGGTCCACAACGGCATCGAGTACGCCGACATGCAGATGATCGCGGAGGCGTACCACCTGCTCCGCGAGGTCGGCGGCCTGACCCCGCCCGAACTGGCTTCAGTCTTCGCCGAGTGGAACAGGGGCGAGCTGAACTCCTACCTCATCGAGATCACCGCCGACATTCTCTCCAAAACGGACGAGGTGACGGGGCAACCCCTGGTGGACGTGATTCTGGACGCCGCCGGGCAGAAGGGCACCGGCAAGTGGACCAGCGTGGCGGCGCTGGATGCGGGCAGTCCCGCCGCGACCATCGCCGAGGCCGTCTTCGCCCGCGCGCTGAGTGCCCTCAAGGACGAGCGGGTGACGGCGAGCCACTTTCTGCCCGGCCCGGACGCGCCCTCACCCGTCGCCGACCGGGACGCCTTCGTCGAGCAGGTGCGGCAAGCGCTGTACGCGAGCAAGATCGCCGCCTACGCCCAAGGTTTCCAACTGCTGAAGCTCAGCGCGCAGGACGCGGGGTGGCACCTCGACTTCGCCTCCATCGCGCGGATGTGGCGGGCGGGGTGCATCATCCGGGCGGCCTTCCTCGACCGGGTGGCGGAGGCGTTCGGGGAGCAGCACGACCTCCCCAACCTGCTGCTGGCGCCATACTTCCGGGAGGCCATCGCGGGAACGCAGGGGGCGTGGCGGCAGGTGGTGAGCACGGCGGTCCTCAGCGGGATTCCCACGCCCGCCTTCTCCAGCGCCCTTGCGTACTACGACGGCTCGCGGACGGCCCGCCTGCCCGCGAACCTGCTTCAGGCCCAGCGCGATTATTTCGGCGCCCACACCTATGAGCGGGTGGACCGCCCGCGCGGCGAGTTCCACCACACCAACTGGACCGGGCGCGGCGGCACGACGGCGAGCAGCACCTACAACGCCTGATCAGGCCGTGCGCCACAGGTGGAGGCGCTCGCGGGGTGTGACCGGCTGACCGTCAGCTCCGCCCTGCTCGGGGAACTCGACCGGGACGAGGGCGGGCTGGAACGTCGGCTCGCTCCCCCGGCCCAGGCGGCGGAGGCCGAACCCCGCCGGACAGAAGCGGCCTTCCGCTGGGCGCTCGTGGAAGACCAGATGGCCGGGGAGAAGCTCACGGAGGGCCTCCGGCTCTTCCACCAAGACGACCTCCGGTTGAGGGAAAGCGTTCAGGCGAAGCTCGCCCGGTTGTCTGTGCCGCAGGCCGTCCCCACACCCTGAACGCGGGACGCACCCTCTCACGCCCACACAACCATGCCGTCTCGCGCCCCGGCTACACTCCCCCGGGATTCAGGTCCACACCCTTCTTCAGGAGCAGCGATGAAAACGAAGACCACCCTGACCGTGATCGCCGTCCTCGCCCTGGGCAGTGCCAGCGCCCAGACCACCATCAAGGTCGCCAGCCTCGCGCCGCTGTCCGGGGGGCAGGGCGCCATCGGAACCCAGGCCCGCAACGGCATCGACCTGGCGGTGCGCGAGTACCAGCCGCAGTTCAAGCGGCTGGGCCTGACCCTCCAGTTCGTGCCCTTCGACGATCAGGCCGACCCCGCCACCGGGACCGCTGCCGCCCGCAAGATCGCCGCCGACCGTCAGGTGCTCGCCGTGGTGGGGGCCCTGAACAGCGGCGTCACCATTCCGGTGAGTGCCGCCCTGGCCCCCAGCCGGGTGGCGCTGGTCAGCTCGGCGAGCACTGCCAACCAGGTCACCGACCGCGGCCTGAGCAACATGAACCGCATCGTGGCGCGTGACGACGCGCAGGGCCCGGCGGGGGCGAATTTCATCACCTCCAACCTGAAGGCCAAGAAGGTCTATGTCCTGAACGACAAGACCGCGTACGGCGAGGGACTGGCGAACGAGGTGGAAAAGGCCCTCAAGGCGAAGGGCGTGGGGGTGGTCGCCAACGAGGGCACCGAGGAGAAAAACGACTTCTCCGGGATCATCGCCAAGATCAAGCTCCAGCGCCCCGACGCGATCTACTTCGGCGGTATCTACAACCAGGTGGGCGTCTTTCTCCGGCAACTGCGCGACGCGGGCGTCACCGCCCCGGTGGTCGGCGGGGACGGCCTGGACAGCCTGGAACTGCTCAAAATCGCGGGGCCGGGGGCCGAGAGCGTGTACTTCACGACCGGCGCGGCCCCGGTGGAGGCGCTGCCCGCCGCGAAGACCTTTGCCGCCACCTATCGGAAGGCGTTCGGCCAGCCCGCCCAGGGCTTCGCGGTGTACGGGTACGACGCGGCGAAGGTGGTGCTTCAGGGCATCCTGAACGCGGCGAAGGCCAACGGGAACAAAGCGCCTACCCGCGCGCAGGTGGAAAGCGCCATCCGCAAGGGCAACTTCACCGGGCTGCTGTCGGGTCAGGCCAGCTTCAACAGCGTCGGGGACCGCAAGGCGGCCACCCTGTACGTGATGCGGGTCGGGGGCGGGCAGGTCAAGCTCAGCACCACCCTGCCCGTCAAGCCCGGCAGGTCCTGAGGGAAGCGGTCGGCGGGGGGCGGAGGGGAGTTCCTTCCGCCCCCCGGCCTTGTTCGTTGTCTGGCCGCCCGTGCCCGCCATCACCGCCACGCCTTCGCCGACAGCGGAGGGTCCTGCGCCCGGGTGAACCGGAGTCACGTCCACGAGCGGCTCTCTTCGGAGGTCGTGGGCAGGCTCGCGGAGGCGGTCAGTCCGCTCAGGGCCGGGAACGGCGTGGACCTGGGGCCGCTCGTCGACGAGAAGATTTTCCGGACCAGCGAGGAACACGTCGCGGACACACCGGAAAAGGGCGGGTGGGGGCGGCGGGAGGACGGCGCCTGACGGGCGCTCACGACGGCGGGTCCTCCTTCCCGACCGTGCGGGCCGATCCCACGCCCGACCTGCGGACCATGACCGGGGAGACCCTCGGCCCGGTGGTGGGCGTGATGCCCTTTGCGGACCTGGAGGACGCCATCCGCCTGGCGAACGACAGCATCTCCGGTCTGGCCGCCTTCGCCTTCACCCGCGACCTCGCCCGGGGGCTGCGGCTGGCCGGGGCGTTCGGGGCGGGAAGCGTGTGGATCAACGACGTTCACCGCAGGGGGCAGGCGGGGACACCGCGAAGATCGAGGAGGTCCAGAAGATTCGCCGCGAACCGATCTCGCTGGAGGCGCCGGTCGGGAAGGAGACTCTTGGTCCGGCGACTTCATCGCGGACGATCACTTCTCCTCGCCTGCCGGGAACGCGAGTCGGGCCCCGCCCGGTGACCTCCTGGACCGGGCGCCGGGAGCGGGAGGCGCAGGTCCTCCGGCTGCGCCACGGCCTCTTGGACGGCCGCCAGCACACGCCGGAGGAGGTCGGGCAGGTGCTCCCCGTCACCCGTGAGCGGGTGCGGCAGATCGAGCACAAGGCCCTGCACAAGCTCAAGGGTCAGCAAGGGCGCACCCGCAGGCTGCGCGACGTTCCCGAAGAGTGTGGGGAAGGCTGGCGTGGGGAGAGAGCGGGTGCGCCCTCCTTTCACCACGCGGGCGTCCCGGTGGGGTGCCCCGAACACAGGCGGTGAGCGACCGAACTTCGAGGGGGGTCCGGGCTGGAGGCACGAGCCGACCTCCCGACCTTTTCTCTGCTACTCTTGCCCGACCTGGTGCTGGGGAAGTCCGGTGAGAGTCCGGCGCTGTCGCGCAGCGGTAAGCAGGCACAGAGACCTGTCAGCCCGAATGCCACCCAGGGACGCCCCGTGAAGACGGGGCACCTCTCGCCGTCAGAGGGCCACCCTGTGAGTTCGCGCGTATCCGGTCTTCCTGGCCGTCTATGCCCGCTCCGGCCCCGGCTGGAGCGGGCTTTCGCCGTGCGCCCCTCCAGACCCCCCTCCTGACGCCCCTGTCGCCCTGCATACCGGAGTCGCCGCTGTGTCACCTCCCCTTTTCCCCGTGGTCCCGGAAGGTCACTTCCTCCAGTTTCGCCCCCCGCCGAGAGGCACGGCGTGATCGTCTGCGTCGGTGCCGGTCCCGGCCACCTCGACTTCCTGACCCGGCGTGGCGCATCCCTCGTCGAGGGGGCCGACATAGTGGCGGGCTTCGACGCCGTGGTGGACGTGGTGCGGCCCCTGATTCCCGAGGGAGCCGGGGTCGTCACGATGGGCTACCGCGATCAGGTGGCGCGGCTCGCCGAGGTCGCCGCCCTCCATCACGCCGGGAAACGCTGCGTCGTCGTGTTCATGGGTGACATCCACTTCTCGGGCTTTCAGTACCTGGAGCGGGTGGAGACGGCCTGCGGGCACCCGGTCGAGACGGTGCCGGGCATCTCCAGCGCGCAGATGCTGGCGAGCCGGGGCCGCGTCTGCTTCGACGAGACGACCTTCCTCACCTTCCACCGCCGGGGCGACCTGACGCCCTTCAAGACCCACCTGCGCGACGTGCTGCGGGCCGGACGTAACGCCATCGTGATTCCGCGCCCGTGGGACTTCATGCCGAAGGACGTGGCCTCGTACTTGCTTGCGGGAGGAGTAAGCGCCGCACACCGGGTCGAGGTCTGGGAGAACCTGACGCGGACGGAGGCGACCTGGGCGGGCACGCTGGGCGAGCTGGAGGGGCGGGACTTCTCCGACATGAGCATCCTGTTGATCCGCGCGCTGACACCCCTGCCCACGGGTTTAGAGGGAGAACGATGAACGACTACGCGATCATCCTCGCCGCGCACGGCAGCCGCGACCCGGCGAGCGCAGCGCAGTTCGAGGAGCTGGTGCGGGAGGTCAAGGCGCTGGAGCCGAACCGCGTCATCACCCACGGCTTCCTCGAATTCAACACGCCCACCATCGACGAGGCGGCGCGGGAGGCGGTGGCGTCGGGAGCGCGCGAGATCGTCCTCGTGCCCGGCGTCCTCCTCGCCGCCACGCACGCGAAAAACGACCTGCCGAGCGAGCTGAACGCCCTGCGCCGCGAGTTCCCGCACGTCACCTTCCACTACGGGGCGGCGATGGACCTCCACCCCGCCCTCCTCGACGTATGCCGCGAGCGGCTGATCGAGGCGGAGGCGGGTGCGGCGGGTGAGGTCAGACGGGACGAGACGCTCCTCCTCCTCGTCGGGCGGGGCACCACCGACCCGGACGCGAACGGGGACGTTCACAAGCTGGCGCGCTTTCTGGAGGAGGGGCTGGGGTACGGGGCGAGCCTGGTCTGCTACAGCGGGACGGCCAGGCCCGACCTTCCCACCGGCCTCGCCCGCGCCGCCCGTCTCGGTTTCACGCGGGTGATCGTGCTGCCGTACCTCCTCTTCGATGGGGTGCTCGCCCGCCGGGTGCGCTCGGCGGTGGAGGCCGCCGCCCAACGCTGGCCGGGCACCGAGTTTCTGACCGCCTCCCACTTAGGGCCGCATCCCAAGGTCGCGCGGGTGTTTCTGGAGCGGGCGCGCGAGGGGGTGCAGGGCCACGGGCACATGAACTGCTCGCTGTGCAAGTACCGGGTGGGCGTCGTGGGCTACGAGGCGCAGGTCGGCGAGCCGCAGGTGGGGCACCACGGGGCGGTGCGGGGCCTGCTGGCAGGTGGAGAGGCGCCGGGGCCGAAGGTCATCCGGCCCTACGAGCCCCACCCCATCGAGGCGCAGTCCTTCGAGATCATCGAGGGGTTGCGGGACTGGTCGGCGGTGAACGCGGCGGACCGCTACGCGATGCAACGCCTCGTCCACACGGCGGGCGACCCCGGCATCGTGGAGGACCTGTCCTTCTCGCCGGGCGCGACCGAGGCGGGCGTCATGGCGATCCTGCGCGGCCTGACCGTCGTGACGGACGTGACGATGGTGCAGAGCGGCCTCAAGCGCCAGCTTCTCTCCGAACTCGGCGTGCGGGTCTGGTGCGGGGTCCACGACGCGGAGACACACCTGCTGAGCCGTGAGGCCGGGATCACCCGTTCGGCGGCGGGCATCCGTCGGGCCTACGAGAAGTTCGGCAACGACTGCATCGTCGCCATCGGGGACGCGCCCACCGCCATTTTCGAGACGGTGCGCCTGATCCGCGAGCGGCGCTGGCGGCCCGGGCTGGTGATCGGCCTGCCCGTGGGCTTCGTGGGCACGCGGGAGAGCAAGGCCGCGTTGCGTGCCTGCCTGAGCGTCCCCCGGGTCACGAACGTGGGCACGCGCGGCGGGAGTCCGTGGGCGAGCAGCGTCGTGAACGCGCTGATGATCGAGGCGCAAAACCGTCTGGCGGCCGTGTCCGCCGCCGGGGCAGGGACGTGAGCCTGCTCGTGACGCCACCCGCCCGCCTCGATCTGAACTTGCCCGCCTCCAACGGGATGCGGCGCGGCTTCACCACGGGGAGCGCGGCGACGACGGCCTTGAAGGCGGCCCTGCTCCTGCTCGTCCGTGCGGAGACGACGGGCGAGGTAGAGATCACGCTGCCGGACGGGGACCAGAGCCTCCTCCTGCCCGTGCAGAACGTCCGTCTGACCGATGTGGGGGCATACGCGGAAGTCGTCAAAGACGGTGGGGACGACCCGGACGCGACGCACAGGGCGACCCTGTGGGTAACCGTTACTCCCCTCCCCGACCCGCGCCTGCCGATGACCTTCCACGCCGGAGAGGGGGTTGGCACGGTAACGGCGCCCGGCATCCGCGTTCCCGTGGGCGAGCCCGCCATCAACCCCGTTCCGCGCGAGATGATGCGGCGGGCGGCGCACGAGGTCGCAGGCCACGAAGCCTTCGCGGTGACGGTGGGCTGCGTGAACGGCGAGGCCATCGCCCGCAAGACATTCAACCCCCGGCTGGGCATCGTGGGCGGCATCAGCATCCTGGGCACGACGGGGATCGTGGAGCCGATGAGCCTGGAAGCGTACATGGCCTCCGTGGAGGTCTACGTCCGCGTGGCCGTCCACGCCCGCCCGGAGGCGGTGGTCCTGACCCCCGGCAAGCTGGGCCGCGACTACGCCCGGGAGGCGCTGAACGTGCCTCCACAGGCCATCGTCCAGATGAGCAATTTTGTGGGGGCGGCGCTGAACGCCCTTCAAAACGCGCTGGAAGAGACCGGCCACCCACTCCCCCTCCTCCTCGTCGCCGGGCACCCCGGCAAACTCGCCAAGGTGCTCAACGGCGACTGGAATACGCACAGTCAGCACAGCGGCATGGCGATGAACGCGGTGGCGAGAGTCGCCGAGGGGCTGGGGGTGGATGCGCCGACCGTGCAAGCCCTTGCAGAGGCAAACACGGTGGACGCGTGCGTAGCTCTACTCGCCGAACACGAACGCGGCGCGGAGGTGTGGGAGGAGGTCGCGCGGCAGGTCGCACAGGCGCTCCATGAGCGCGCGTCGGGGGTGGGTCGAGTTCGAGTCGCCCTCTTCGCCCTCGACGGCACGGGGTTGGGGGAGGCGGAAGCGTGACCCAGCCCGGCACCTTCTACGGCCTCGGCGTTGGTCCCGGCTCCTACGGCCTCCTGCCTGTCGCCGCGCTCGAAGTCCTGCAAGGAGCTGACCTCATCTACGCCCCGCGCTCCCGGGTGTCGGAGGCGTCGGTGGCGCTGACCGCCCTGCGGGACCTCGACTTCCCCCGCGAACGGGTGCGGGAGGTCGAGTTCAACATGGACGGCGACGACGCGCGGCTGGGTGAGCATTACGCCATCCTCGCCCGTGAGATCGCCGCACACCAGCGGGCCGGGCACAGCGTCGCCTACCTGACCATTGGTGACGCGATGACGTACAGCACGTTGGGCTACCTCGTCGCCGCTCTGGGACGTGAGGCGCCCGAGTTGCCCCGGCACGTTCTTCCCGGCGTGACGAGTTACGCGACCGCCGCCGCCCTGACCGGCTTCAGCCTCGGGGAGGGGAAGGAACGGGTGCTCATCCTGCCCTGCCCGGACGACCTGGACGCGCTGCGGGCCGACATCCTCTCCCACGATGTGGTCGTCCTGATGAAGGTGGGGCGGCGCATGGCGGTCGTGTTGAGCCTGCTCGCCGACCTCGGCATCCTCGAACATTGCGCCCTGGCGCACCGCCTGGGGCTGGACGGGGAGGTCGTGCTGCCCTCGCTGAACCCCGCCCCCGACGCGGGCCGACTGGGCTACCTGAGCGTCGTCCTCATCCGCAGGTCATCTCCCCGGAGGTTTTCTTGAAGGTCTACTTCATCGGCGCGGGCCCTGGTGCCCCCGATCTGATCACCCTGCGCGGCGCACGGCTGCTGGCGTCGTGCCGCCTCATCCTCTACGCCGGGTCGCTCGTGCCCGAGGCGGTGCTGGAACATGCCCACCCTGACGCCGAGCGGGTGAACACGGCGGGGCTGAACCTGGACGAGCAGGTGGCGCTGTACCGCCGCGCATCAGAACAGGGGCTGGACGTGGCCCGTGTCCACAGCGGCGATCCTGCCATCTACGGGGCGACCGCCGAGCAGATGCGCGCCCTGCGGGAACTGGGCATCGACTACGAGGTCGTGCCGGGGGTGAGCAGCTTCACCGCCTGCGCCGCCGTGCTGGGGGCCGAACTGACCCGCCCGAACGTCACCCAGACCGTGATCCTCACCCGCGCCTCGGGTCGGGCGAGCCCCGTCCCCGAGCGGGAGAACCTGCGCGGGCTGGCCGAGCACGGGGCGAGCCTGTGCGTCTTCCTGGGCGGGAATCAACTGCCCGAGATCGTGGCCGACCTGCTGGACACCTACGGTCCCGACATGCCCGTCGCCCTGGTGCAGCGGGCGAGCCAGCCCCAGGAGCGGCGGCACGTGAGCACGCTGGGCCGTCTCCTCTCGGAGATTCGGGTCAGCGAGTGGACGTTGACCACCATGCTGATCGTCAGCCCGGCGCTGAGCGAGCCGGAGGCGTTGGAGACGACGAGCCGCCTGTACGACCCCTCCTACGCCCACCGCTTCCGCCGCGCCGTGAAGGAAGGGGGGGAGGCGTGACGGCTGCCCTATCTGACTTGGCTGTATGGCCCGTGCGTCGGGAATCCGAGGCGCTGGCCGAACGGCTCGCGGACGGGTTGGGAGCGGCATTGCACCGACCCTGGCAGAGCGCCGAGCGACAGCTCACCGCCTTCCGGTCAACCTTCCACACCACCCGCGCGTGGGTGCTGATCGGCGCCGTGGGCATCGCGGTCCGCTTCCTGTCCGGTTTGCCCGAGAGCAAGCACAGCGACCCGGCGGTCGTCGTGCTGGACGACGCGGCCCGCTTCGCCGTCGCCCTGCTGGGGGGGCACGAGGGGGGAGCGAACGCCCTCGCCTACCGTGTTGCCCGTCTGACCGGGGCTGTCCCTGTCGTCACCACCGCCACCGAGGCCACCCGCCCCCTCACATTGGGCATCGGCTGTCGGCGCGGCGTGAGCGCGGAACAGGTGGAAGCCGCCGTGACCCATGCTCTAGCGGGCCGCCCCCTCACCGACGTGCGGGAGGTCGCCACCGTGGACCTCAAGGCGGACGAGGCCGGACTGCTCGCCTTCTGTGACAGGTACGGGCTACCACTACGGGTCATCGCGCACGCAGACGTAGAAGCCCGCCCCTATGTCACCCAGCCGAGCGCGTGGGT from Deinococcus aestuarii carries:
- a CDS encoding phosphoribosyltransferase, with translation MTTATAKVTLTFAEISERLHAADLPEVDVVVGIARGGLVPASLVAHQLRVPLTVMRVNYRDDDNKPRGDEPRLLLPPDLDLSGKRVLLVDDVSVSGATLRFAAGLLGDTAHVTTLTLKGEADIVLFPEVRACVNWPWSLP
- a CDS encoding gluconokinase, coding for MRELALEPAVKTNAVIVMGVSGSGKTTIGAALAGRLGWAFADADDYHPAANREKMASGVPLTDEDRAPWLAALHELIADHVSRGRTLVLACSALKERYRRTLIGDLEGVRIVFAQGSRELIAERMSARHHFMPVALLDSQLAALEPPRDALNVDIRLPLEENVRRLAAELTDPA
- the gnd gene encoding decarboxylating NADP(+)-dependent phosphogluconate dehydrogenase, which encodes MTHPTPEVVPAAQNPAQADIGVIGLAVMGENLILNMASKGFTVAAFNRTVSRVTDFTSGRAKGQTIVGAATLEEFVAALKSPRKVMLMVKAGQAVDDFIALVKPHLEPGDIIIDGGNSHPADSTRRTKELAQDGLLFVGTGVSGGEEGALTGPSIMPGGNPQAWEAVKPIFQGIAARASDGTPCCEWVGSEGAGHFVKMVHNGIEYADMQMIAEAYHLLREVGGLTPPELASVFAEWNRGELNSYLIEITADILSKTDEVTGQPLVDVILDAAGQKGTGKWTSVAALDAGSPAATIAEAVFARALSALKDERVTASHFLPGPDAPSPVADRDAFVEQVRQALYASKIAAYAQGFQLLKLSAQDAGWHLDFASIARMWRAGCIIRAAFLDRVAEAFGEQHDLPNLLLAPYFREAIAGTQGAWRQVVSTAVLSGIPTPAFSSALAYYDGSRTARLPANLLQAQRDYFGAHTYERVDRPRGEFHHTNWTGRGGTTASSTYNA
- a CDS encoding transaldolase family protein, with amino-acid sequence MEALAGCDRLTVSSALLGELDRDEGGLERRLAPPAQAAEAEPRRTEAAFRWALVEDQMAGEKLTEGLRLFHQDDLRLRESVQAKLARLSVPQAVPTP
- a CDS encoding branched-chain amino acid ABC transporter substrate-binding protein; the protein is MKTKTTLTVIAVLALGSASAQTTIKVASLAPLSGGQGAIGTQARNGIDLAVREYQPQFKRLGLTLQFVPFDDQADPATGTAAARKIAADRQVLAVVGALNSGVTIPVSAALAPSRVALVSSASTANQVTDRGLSNMNRIVARDDAQGPAGANFITSNLKAKKVYVLNDKTAYGEGLANEVEKALKAKGVGVVANEGTEEKNDFSGIIAKIKLQRPDAIYFGGIYNQVGVFLRQLRDAGVTAPVVGGDGLDSLELLKIAGPGAESVYFTTGAAPVEALPAAKTFAATYRKAFGQPAQGFAVYGYDAAKVVLQGILNAAKANGNKAPTRAQVESAIRKGNFTGLLSGQASFNSVGDRKAATLYVMRVGGGQVKLSTTLPVKPGRS
- a CDS encoding aldehyde dehydrogenase family protein, which produces MAARARHHRHAFADSGGSCARVNRSHVHERLSSEVVGRLAEAVSPLRAGNGVDLGPLVDEKIFRTSEEHVADTPEKGGWGRREDGA
- a CDS encoding aldehyde dehydrogenase family protein, which produces MRADPTPDLRTMTGETLGPVVGVMPFADLEDAIRLANDSISGLAAFAFTRDLARGLRLAGAFGAGSVWINDVHRRGQAGTPRRSRRSRRFAANRSRWRRRSGRRLLVRRLHRGRSLLLACRERESGPAR
- a CDS encoding sigma factor-like helix-turn-helix DNA-binding protein, giving the protein MTSWTGRREREAQVLRLRHGLLDGRQHTPEEVGQVLPVTRERVRQIEHKALHKLKGQQGRTRRLRDVPEECGEGWRGERAGAPSFHHAGVPVGCPEHRR
- a CDS encoding cobalt-precorrin-7 (C(5))-methyltransferase; its protein translation is MIVCVGAGPGHLDFLTRRGASLVEGADIVAGFDAVVDVVRPLIPEGAGVVTMGYRDQVARLAEVAALHHAGKRCVVVFMGDIHFSGFQYLERVETACGHPVETVPGISSAQMLASRGRVCFDETTFLTFHRRGDLTPFKTHLRDVLRAGRNAIVIPRPWDFMPKDVASYLLAGGVSAAHRVEVWENLTRTEATWAGTLGELEGRDFSDMSILLIRALTPLPTGLEGER
- a CDS encoding precorrin-8X methylmutase; its protein translation is MNDYAIILAAHGSRDPASAAQFEELVREVKALEPNRVITHGFLEFNTPTIDEAAREAVASGAREIVLVPGVLLAATHAKNDLPSELNALRREFPHVTFHYGAAMDLHPALLDVCRERLIEAEAGAAGEVRRDETLLLLVGRGTTDPDANGDVHKLARFLEEGLGYGASLVCYSGTARPDLPTGLARAARLGFTRVIVLPYLLFDGVLARRVRSAVEAAAQRWPGTEFLTASHLGPHPKVARVFLERAREGVQGHGHMNCSLCKYRVGVVGYEAQVGEPQVGHHGAVRGLLAGGEAPGPKVIRPYEPHPIEAQSFEIIEGLRDWSAVNAADRYAMQRLVHTAGDPGIVEDLSFSPGATEAGVMAILRGLTVVTDVTMVQSGLKRQLLSELGVRVWCGVHDAETHLLSREAGITRSAAGIRRAYEKFGNDCIVAIGDAPTAIFETVRLIRERRWRPGLVIGLPVGFVGTRESKAALRACLSVPRVTNVGTRGGSPWASSVVNALMIEAQNRLAAVSAAGAGT
- the cbiD gene encoding cobalt-precorrin-5B (C(1))-methyltransferase CbiD; translation: MSLLVTPPARLDLNLPASNGMRRGFTTGSAATTALKAALLLLVRAETTGEVEITLPDGDQSLLLPVQNVRLTDVGAYAEVVKDGGDDPDATHRATLWVTVTPLPDPRLPMTFHAGEGVGTVTAPGIRVPVGEPAINPVPREMMRRAAHEVAGHEAFAVTVGCVNGEAIARKTFNPRLGIVGGISILGTTGIVEPMSLEAYMASVEVYVRVAVHARPEAVVLTPGKLGRDYAREALNVPPQAIVQMSNFVGAALNALQNALEETGHPLPLLLVAGHPGKLAKVLNGDWNTHSQHSGMAMNAVARVAEGLGVDAPTVQALAEANTVDACVALLAEHERGAEVWEEVARQVAQALHERASGVGRVRVALFALDGTGLGEAEA
- the cobI gene encoding precorrin-2 C(20)-methyltransferase → MTQPGTFYGLGVGPGSYGLLPVAALEVLQGADLIYAPRSRVSEASVALTALRDLDFPRERVREVEFNMDGDDARLGEHYAILAREIAAHQRAGHSVAYLTIGDAMTYSTLGYLVAALGREAPELPRHVLPGVTSYATAAALTGFSLGEGKERVLILPCPDDLDALRADILSHDVVVLMKVGRRMAVVLSLLADLGILEHCALAHRLGLDGEVVLPSLNPAPDAGRLGYLSVVLIRRSSPRRFS
- the cobM gene encoding precorrin-4 C(11)-methyltransferase, giving the protein MKVYFIGAGPGAPDLITLRGARLLASCRLILYAGSLVPEAVLEHAHPDAERVNTAGLNLDEQVALYRRASEQGLDVARVHSGDPAIYGATAEQMRALRELGIDYEVVPGVSSFTACAAVLGAELTRPNVTQTVILTRASGRASPVPERENLRGLAEHGASLCVFLGGNQLPEIVADLLDTYGPDMPVALVQRASQPQERRHVSTLGRLLSEIRVSEWTLTTMLIVSPALSEPEALETTSRLYDPSYAHRFRRAVKEGGEA
- a CDS encoding cobalamin biosynthesis protein, encoding MTAALSDLAVWPVRRESEALAERLADGLGAALHRPWQSAERQLTAFRSTFHTTRAWVLIGAVGIAVRFLSGLPESKHSDPAVVVLDDAARFAVALLGGHEGGANALAYRVARLTGAVPVVTTATEATRPLTLGIGCRRGVSAEQVEAAVTHALAGRPLTDVREVATVDLKADEAGLLAFCDRYGLPLRVIAHADVEARPYVTQPSAWVQQSVGLPGVCEPCALIASPRGRLIVPKTALNGVTVAVVEDRLPLEVSA